A portion of the Bacteroidota bacterium genome contains these proteins:
- a CDS encoding tetratricopeptide repeat protein has protein sequence MDKRTSLYIILLGILFLLCITVFSQKTAIYTNPDADFKTALELFQKQKYGSAQKQFLKIVHRYQNEQNNLTRIDAEFYSALCALELFNKDAELLLKNFITNHPESPQVQTAYFHLGKYNYRKKQYNKVIEWFQKVDIYDLNNEELSEFYFKRGYSYFEEDDLEKAKKDFFEIKDIDNKYAAPATYYFGHISYSEKNYQTALQHFSKLKRNENFGTIVPYYIAQIFYMQGKYDSAIVYAKPLLDSASAKRAPELTKIIGESYYRTNRYKESIPYLEKYKMMVGSLNRMEWYQLGYAYYKNGNYEFATNCFPNATGEKDTISQNAYYHLGDCQVRRSPNAGGKAEKILAKNSFEMAYKLDFDKQVSEDALFNYAKLCYELSFSPFNEAIGALNEYISKYPASPRLDECYKYLVSVYLSTKNYKEAMKSIESMKSLNDEMKTAFQKIAFMRGLQLYTDNHLQEAIIYLNKSLMYPASRTFASLAYYWKGESFYMLSEKMNVSFGLDSAIIGYKAFLSSPGAINNNEFFVANYNLGYANFKKASYTEANVWFRKYVGLKSNEPKEKINDAYLRIGDDFFMTKDYNNAVDYYDEALKTGNRDADYAMYQKSLALGVIGKREAKSNTLTELLKNYSGKTKYEAAAKYELANTYLQLGNDDNALTYYKKVVNEHPECSYTGRSMLQIGLIQSKKKDYDGAIATLDKVLAAYPKTTEAFEAISAMKDIYRAKSDMDAYEEKLKNIPYAAISLASLDSSNYDVAFDYYDKGDCDNANKFFQKYLTKYSDGIFILDATYYKAECDYNNKNYDLALGGYQYVIDKPYSQFTESSLLKASYINFKNNNYQNALHQYIRLAQVAEYPANMNEGKIGEMRCQWVLGNYELATEAAQKALPLEKISNEIKAEAHLIIGKSALEKQNYDLATSEFSSIASLTSSEKKAEATYNIAYVQYLQSKYKESQKTVFELINQDPGYDYWVGKGFILLSDNYAGLNDLFNAKYALQALIDKSTHAELIAVAKEKLNKINEAEAKAKAEAEAKKEKKSDTQIQFTPDNPKDSVLYKEEGK, from the coding sequence ATGGACAAACGTACATCTCTTTACATCATTCTTTTGGGAATTTTATTTTTGTTATGCATTACCGTGTTTTCACAAAAGACCGCCATTTATACAAACCCGGATGCGGATTTCAAAACAGCGCTGGAACTTTTCCAGAAGCAGAAATACGGTTCGGCACAAAAGCAGTTTTTGAAAATCGTTCATCGTTATCAGAACGAACAGAACAATCTCACAAGAATTGACGCTGAATTTTATTCCGCACTTTGCGCATTGGAACTTTTTAACAAAGATGCAGAACTTCTTTTGAAAAATTTTATTACCAATCATCCTGAAAGCCCGCAGGTGCAGACGGCTTACTTTCATTTGGGAAAATATAATTACCGCAAGAAGCAGTATAACAAAGTAATTGAATGGTTTCAGAAAGTAGACATTTATGATTTAAACAACGAAGAACTTTCAGAATTTTATTTCAAGCGGGGCTACAGTTATTTTGAGGAAGATGATCTTGAAAAAGCAAAAAAAGATTTCTTCGAGATAAAAGACATAGACAATAAATATGCGGCTCCGGCTACGTATTACTTCGGGCATATTTCCTACTCGGAAAAAAATTACCAGACAGCGCTTCAGCATTTTTCAAAACTTAAGAGAAATGAAAACTTCGGTACGATTGTCCCTTATTATATCGCACAAATATTTTACATGCAGGGAAAATACGACAGCGCTATTGTTTACGCAAAACCTCTTCTTGATTCTGCTTCGGCAAAACGCGCTCCAGAACTCACAAAAATAATAGGAGAATCATACTACAGAACCAATCGTTATAAAGAATCTATTCCTTATCTTGAAAAATATAAAATGATGGTTGGCTCCCTCAATCGCATGGAATGGTATCAGCTGGGGTATGCCTATTACAAGAACGGAAACTATGAATTCGCCACAAACTGTTTTCCGAATGCTACAGGTGAAAAGGATACCATATCCCAAAATGCTTATTACCACTTAGGCGATTGCCAGGTAAGGCGTTCTCCAAACGCTGGAGGAAAAGCAGAAAAAATTCTTGCTAAAAATTCTTTTGAGATGGCTTACAAATTAGATTTTGACAAACAGGTATCGGAAGACGCGCTTTTCAATTACGCTAAACTCTGCTATGAACTTTCTTTCAGCCCGTTTAATGAAGCTATTGGCGCGCTGAATGAATATATCAGCAAGTATCCTGCCTCTCCAAGATTAGATGAATGCTATAAATATTTAGTCAGTGTTTATCTCTCTACAAAAAATTACAAGGAAGCGATGAAATCCATTGAGAGCATGAAATCGCTGAATGATGAAATGAAAACTGCATTCCAGAAAATTGCTTTCATGCGCGGGCTTCAACTTTACACAGACAATCACTTGCAGGAAGCCATCATTTATCTGAACAAATCATTAATGTATCCCGCCAGCAGAACTTTTGCTTCGCTTGCTTATTACTGGAAAGGAGAATCCTTCTATATGTTGTCAGAAAAAATGAATGTGTCATTCGGACTGGATTCAGCCATCATTGGATATAAAGCTTTTCTTTCTTCACCTGGCGCAATCAACAACAATGAATTTTTTGTGGCGAACTACAATCTTGGCTATGCGAATTTCAAAAAAGCAAGTTATACAGAAGCGAATGTCTGGTTCAGAAAATATGTAGGTCTGAAATCGAATGAGCCGAAAGAAAAAATCAATGATGCTTATTTGAGAATCGGGGATGATTTTTTCATGACAAAGGATTACAACAATGCTGTTGATTATTATGACGAAGCGCTCAAAACAGGAAATCGCGATGCGGATTATGCGATGTATCAGAAATCACTTGCGCTGGGCGTGATCGGAAAACGTGAAGCAAAATCAAACACACTCACTGAACTTCTGAAAAACTATTCCGGAAAAACAAAATATGAAGCCGCAGCTAAATATGAACTTGCAAATACCTATCTGCAACTCGGCAATGATGACAATGCGCTTACTTACTACAAAAAAGTAGTGAACGAGCATCCGGAATGTTCTTACACCGGCCGCTCTATGCTTCAGATTGGTTTGATTCAGTCAAAGAAAAAAGATTATGACGGAGCCATTGCAACGCTTGATAAAGTTCTTGCCGCTTATCCGAAAACCACCGAAGCGTTTGAAGCCATCAGCGCGATGAAAGATATTTACCGTGCAAAGAGCGACATGGATGCTTATGAAGAGAAACTGAAAAATATTCCCTACGCTGCCATTTCACTTGCATCGCTTGACTCCAGCAATTACGATGTGGCATTTGATTATTACGACAAAGGAGATTGTGACAATGCAAATAAATTTTTTCAGAAATATCTTACAAAATATTCCGATGGGATTTTCATACTTGACGCTACTTACTACAAAGCTGAATGCGATTACAATAACAAAAACTATGATTTGGCACTCGGAGGTTACCAATATGTGATTGACAAGCCCTACAGCCAGTTCACAGAATCATCTCTGCTGAAAGCTTCCTACATCAATTTCAAAAACAATAATTATCAAAATGCATTGCACCAATACATCCGTCTCGCACAGGTGGCAGAATACCCTGCCAATATGAATGAAGGCAAGATCGGAGAAATGAGATGCCAATGGGTGCTTGGAAATTATGAACTGGCAACAGAAGCGGCACAAAAAGCTCTCCCTCTGGAAAAAATTTCAAATGAAATAAAAGCAGAGGCGCATCTCATCATCGGAAAATCAGCTCTGGAAAAACAGAATTATGATTTGGCAACGAGTGAGTTTTCGTCCATTGCATCTCTAACATCCAGCGAGAAAAAAGCAGAAGCAACATACAATATCGCCTATGTTCAGTACTTGCAGTCGAAATACAAGGAATCGCAGAAAACAGTTTTTGAATTAATCAATCAGGATCCGGGATACGATTACTGGGTGGGAAAAGGATTCATTCTTCTTTCTGATAATTATGCCGGGCTTAATGATCTCTTCAACGCAAAATACGCTTTGCAGGCATTGATTGACAAATCAACCCATGCGGAACTCATTGCAGTAGCAAAAGAAAAACTGAATAAAATAAATGAAGCGGAAGCAAAGGCAAAAGCCGAAGCCGAAGCAAAAAAAGAAAAGAAGAGCGATACGCAGATTCAGTTTACGCCCGATAATCCGAAGGATTCGGTCTTATATAAGGAAGAAGGAAAATAG